A region of Fimbriimonadaceae bacterium DNA encodes the following proteins:
- a CDS encoding hypothetical protein (UPF0749 protein YlxW), with the protein MNPFARRAVGANWLVPISLMTLLLGLMMSAAWITTDTRDKRLSTMAPDQRTRIATGSIDVQTEYSKLLAEVTKLRNENTKLQNSFSDTTEQTKVLNESLQETKKFAALTEVEGAGLVISLMDDTSERIDAPVDATIIHDIDVLRVVNELWNAGSEAIAVNGHRVGPRSSFRCVGSVILVDNVQIASPVIVEAIGNADTLLGAMKLPGGILQELRTTSSNMVKIELAKKLRLTAYAGSTSTRQLTVPEIDK; encoded by the coding sequence GTGAATCCATTTGCCCGACGCGCCGTCGGCGCCAATTGGCTCGTGCCCATTTCCCTCATGACGCTTCTCCTGGGGCTCATGATGTCGGCGGCATGGATTACGACCGACACGCGCGATAAGCGGTTGAGCACCATGGCGCCCGATCAGCGCACCCGCATCGCGACGGGCAGTATCGATGTCCAAACTGAATACAGCAAGCTGCTCGCCGAAGTGACCAAGCTCCGGAACGAGAACACGAAACTTCAGAACTCCTTCTCTGACACGACGGAGCAAACCAAGGTTTTAAACGAAAGCCTTCAGGAGACCAAAAAGTTCGCTGCCCTAACCGAAGTCGAGGGCGCCGGTCTCGTGATCAGCCTGATGGACGACACCAGCGAGCGCATTGACGCTCCCGTCGATGCAACCATCATTCACGATATTGACGTGTTGCGGGTCGTTAACGAACTCTGGAACGCGGGATCGGAAGCGATAGCAGTCAACGGCCACCGCGTCGGCCCCCGCTCCTCGTTCAGATGCGTCGGGAGCGTCATTCTGGTCGACAACGTCCAGATCGCGTCTCCTGTTATCGTCGAAGCGATCGGCAACGCAGATACTCTGCTTGGCGCGATGAAGCTTCCTGGGGGAATATTGCAGGAACTGCGTACGACAAGCAGCAACATGGTAAAGATCGAGCTCGCCAAGAAGCTCCGCCTGACGGCCTATGCCGGTTCGACCTCCACTCGCCAGCTGACGGTTCCGGAGATCGATAAGTGA
- the murC gene encoding UDP-N-acetylmuramate--L-alanine ligase → MAPLALMLRNRGFGVRGTDATGSPVVTKLLESGIEVGIGHSSLSPAEGEAVILTDAIDLRESPEVRRAQELDLGMFRRSQLLGWLLRDKKLIAVTGTHGKTTTTGLLGSALHAAGAEPGVVIGAESADFPGGVVEGSGEFVVVEACEAYDSLRDLDPFVVLLTNLEPDHLDFHGSWEGLKSHMLDFTCRIPANGALIACADDDGVNDLRLRDLPTRNHPPFAEIPYGLSPAHRSSLADQIPPLKLHGLHNRLNALGALAVCEFLKVDLDKAGAGLANFGGATRRLQILKDDNIAVVDDYAHHPTEIRASIRALRERYANRRLVVVFQPHLYSRTADFLPEFAAALSLADQVVLTDIYPAREDPIPGISSARIAELLTVPLQYVPSRHLLPRKVKELVKENDVIVGMGAGNIDAFAPSFLQELERNGKRVAVVFGGDSAEREISILSGNAVAEALESKGYSVTKYDITERLLTGQSLADLTGPDRPDAAFLCVHGTHAEDGAIQGFFELLNIPYTGSGIQTSAIAMDKARTKVCLHEVGLPTADTVLLARGEHFDPKALPCPAVVKPNAQGSTVGLSFVEKRSDLNDAIAKAFQYDEQVLIEPWLKGVEISVPVLGDRALPIVEIVPASGRYDFGAKYERGATEEIIPARISESAARKASEYAVLAHRLLGCNGATRTDMIVVGDRPVILEVNTIPGMTETSLLPNSAAAAGIGFADLCVWMIEEALQRRARNT, encoded by the coding sequence ATGGCGCCTTTGGCGCTCATGCTCCGAAACCGTGGATTTGGGGTCCGGGGAACGGACGCAACTGGTTCCCCGGTGGTCACCAAGCTGCTTGAATCCGGCATTGAGGTTGGAATCGGCCACAGCAGCCTATCGCCAGCCGAAGGCGAGGCGGTCATCCTCACCGACGCCATCGACCTCCGTGAAAGCCCCGAAGTGAGGCGTGCGCAGGAATTGGACCTGGGCATGTTTCGGCGGTCACAGCTCCTCGGTTGGCTCCTTCGCGACAAGAAGCTGATCGCCGTCACCGGCACCCACGGCAAGACCACCACCACCGGCCTTCTAGGGAGCGCCCTCCATGCGGCGGGTGCAGAGCCTGGGGTGGTCATCGGAGCGGAATCCGCCGATTTTCCCGGCGGCGTGGTGGAAGGAAGCGGCGAGTTTGTGGTCGTTGAGGCCTGCGAGGCATACGACAGCCTTCGAGACTTGGACCCGTTCGTGGTCCTGCTGACCAACTTGGAACCCGATCACCTCGATTTTCATGGTTCATGGGAGGGCCTCAAGTCTCACATGCTTGATTTCACCTGCCGGATTCCGGCAAATGGCGCTCTCATCGCTTGCGCCGACGATGACGGGGTCAACGACCTCAGGCTTCGAGACCTTCCCACTCGTAACCATCCGCCATTCGCCGAGATCCCTTACGGGCTATCGCCTGCCCACCGGTCGAGCCTGGCCGATCAGATTCCTCCGCTAAAACTACACGGGCTCCACAATCGGTTAAATGCGTTAGGCGCCCTGGCCGTTTGCGAGTTCCTGAAGGTGGATTTGGATAAGGCAGGTGCGGGTTTGGCCAACTTCGGCGGGGCCACCAGAAGGTTACAGATTTTAAAGGACGACAACATCGCGGTTGTGGATGACTATGCACACCATCCTACCGAAATCAGGGCGAGCATTCGGGCCTTGCGGGAGCGCTATGCCAATCGGCGTCTTGTCGTGGTTTTCCAGCCACACCTATATAGTCGCACGGCAGACTTCCTTCCCGAGTTCGCCGCCGCACTGTCATTGGCAGACCAGGTTGTTCTTACGGACATCTACCCTGCCCGCGAGGATCCGATACCAGGCATCAGCTCCGCCCGAATCGCGGAATTGCTCACGGTGCCGCTTCAGTATGTGCCGTCGCGCCATCTTCTGCCGAGAAAAGTAAAAGAATTAGTTAAAGAAAATGACGTTATCGTCGGAATGGGAGCGGGAAACATCGATGCGTTCGCTCCAAGTTTCCTCCAGGAACTTGAGCGAAATGGTAAGCGGGTCGCGGTTGTTTTTGGCGGTGACAGTGCCGAGCGGGAGATCTCGATCCTGTCTGGAAATGCAGTCGCCGAAGCTCTGGAAAGCAAGGGCTACTCGGTCACGAAATACGACATTACCGAGCGCCTTCTGACCGGCCAGTCGCTCGCCGACCTCACGGGGCCGGACCGGCCCGATGCGGCATTTTTGTGTGTTCATGGTACTCACGCCGAAGACGGGGCAATTCAAGGCTTCTTTGAGCTGCTGAATATCCCCTACACCGGTTCTGGCATTCAAACAAGCGCGATCGCGATGGATAAGGCTCGTACCAAGGTATGCCTCCACGAGGTCGGACTGCCTACTGCAGATACCGTGCTGCTTGCACGCGGCGAACACTTCGACCCAAAGGCCCTTCCATGTCCTGCTGTGGTGAAGCCTAATGCGCAAGGCAGCACCGTCGGGTTGTCGTTCGTAGAGAAGCGTTCTGATCTTAACGATGCCATCGCAAAGGCGTTTCAGTATGACGAGCAAGTGTTGATTGAGCCATGGCTGAAGGGAGTGGAGATCTCGGTCCCGGTTCTTGGTGATAGAGCTCTTCCGATCGTGGAGATTGTCCCTGCCTCCGGCCGCTACGACTTCGGAGCGAAGTACGAACGCGGGGCGACGGAGGAGATCATTCCGGCCCGAATCTCAGAGTCTGCCGCCCGCAAAGCCTCGGAGTATGCGGTCTTGGCTCACCGTCTCCTCGGATGTAACGGTGCCACTCGCACCGATATGATCGTGGTCGGCGATCGACCCGTCATCCTGGAGGTCAACACCATCCCCGGTATGACCGAAACCAGCCTGCTGCCAAACAGTGCCGCAGCCGCTGGAATCGGGTTCGCCGACCTGTGCGTCTGGATGATCGAGGAGGCGTTGCAACGACGTGCCCGCAACACGTAA
- the sasA_2 gene encoding Adaptive-response sensory-kinase SasA, whose protein sequence is MCSIASCESGCRPFEPFGNFEEDKKLTPCRLAWGLSFFISRKSGADVDSGAGCGGYDAGLGGGRFQPSPGFQSSLLREQVGDIAGSLGWENRVHALHVPHTQHKACQLPVVEPDAIIFAMVVPQSSLVNLLEATIREPNGEVAMESLAVAALELTSSRNSMFAILNEDAGTLELRFGAGKDWSDETSRETIRISITGGEGIIAYVAATGKRVVSNDVVAEPHYRNLFGSQSEIAVPIRDRHGRINAVLNLEANRLGNYTDEHVEIAEFVANLASVVLERVDLERREDALIQIGSSLEGAFNDDELIAKVLSITENVLRFQALSIFIHDQQRNAYVLRGSIGTLKEQVGTIAYSADEGCTGWVCYHGENLRLNHPQDDPRWKGRFLEFPSEQIASYLAVPIMVRGSSVGAMRAVRRKSDNPYIDNQFTANDERLLAAIADQLSSGLENIRSVEKLIRTEQMAAWGELSAKSSHMIGNRVFALKGDVNELGHLLTESVTDLDDLRGIQRSLETNVTRIEEILQDFRDFVTATQLSLVQADINFIVREAVEEVFPRRSEIVLEYELAEDLPTVHIDSRKLRRAISELVENSLNFFEQGKLRVRTGIASNAAIRAGRARIGKKYVEIDVEDQGPGVSDDQKSLIFQPFFSSRVRGMGLGLSIVKGIVDAHGGVVYEAGRPGEGARFVILLPVPDRPKEEKAT, encoded by the coding sequence ATGTGCTCGATAGCTTCTTGCGAAAGTGGCTGCCGGCCCTTCGAGCCATTCGGTAACTTCGAAGAAGACAAGAAGTTGACCCCATGCCGATTGGCATGGGGTCTCTCCTTTTTTATATCAAGAAAATCAGGCGCGGATGTCGATTCTGGCGCCGGCTGCGGGGGCTACGACGCTGGGCTTGGAGGCGGTCGCTTTCAGCCGTCGCCGGGATTCCAATCGAGCTTGCTGCGTGAGCAAGTTGGCGATATAGCCGGTTCGCTGGGCTGGGAGAATCGGGTCCACGCGCTGCATGTTCCTCATACCCAGCACAAAGCGTGCCAACTGCCCGTTGTCGAGCCGGATGCTATCATCTTTGCCATGGTGGTCCCGCAAAGCAGCCTGGTGAACCTGCTCGAAGCCACCATCAGGGAGCCCAACGGCGAGGTCGCGATGGAGTCGTTGGCAGTCGCCGCCCTGGAACTCACCTCCAGTCGCAACTCGATGTTCGCGATACTCAACGAGGATGCGGGGACCCTGGAACTTCGATTTGGTGCAGGAAAGGACTGGTCCGACGAAACGAGCCGCGAGACGATTCGAATCAGCATTACAGGGGGCGAGGGCATCATTGCCTACGTCGCCGCTACCGGAAAGCGGGTGGTCTCCAATGACGTCGTCGCTGAACCGCACTACCGTAATCTTTTCGGCAGCCAGAGCGAGATCGCGGTGCCGATCCGCGATCGACATGGTCGGATAAACGCGGTCCTTAACCTGGAAGCCAATCGGCTCGGAAACTACACGGACGAGCATGTCGAAATCGCCGAGTTTGTCGCGAATCTCGCATCGGTCGTATTGGAACGAGTCGATCTTGAGCGGAGAGAGGACGCCCTGATCCAGATCGGTTCATCGCTCGAAGGCGCCTTCAACGACGACGAACTGATCGCCAAGGTGCTGAGCATCACCGAGAACGTTCTCCGATTTCAAGCGCTTTCGATCTTTATCCACGACCAACAACGCAATGCCTACGTGCTCCGAGGATCGATCGGGACGCTGAAGGAACAGGTGGGAACGATTGCCTACAGTGCCGACGAGGGCTGCACCGGCTGGGTTTGCTATCACGGCGAGAACCTGAGGCTGAACCATCCTCAGGACGACCCGCGGTGGAAGGGACGGTTCCTGGAGTTTCCCAGCGAGCAAATCGCGAGCTATCTTGCCGTTCCGATCATGGTTCGGGGATCGAGTGTCGGGGCCATGCGGGCCGTTCGGCGAAAGTCGGACAACCCCTATATCGACAACCAGTTCACCGCGAACGACGAGCGATTGCTCGCCGCCATCGCAGACCAGCTATCGAGCGGTTTGGAGAACATCCGTTCCGTCGAGAAGTTGATTCGAACGGAGCAGATGGCGGCTTGGGGCGAGCTGAGCGCGAAGAGCTCGCACATGATCGGGAATCGAGTTTTCGCTCTGAAAGGCGACGTGAACGAGCTTGGCCATTTACTGACCGAATCAGTTACCGACCTCGATGATCTGAGAGGCATCCAGCGGAGTCTGGAGACGAACGTGACGCGAATCGAGGAAATCCTACAGGACTTTCGAGACTTCGTCACCGCCACACAGCTATCGCTGGTGCAAGCCGATATCAACTTCATCGTTCGCGAGGCGGTCGAGGAGGTGTTTCCCCGCAGATCCGAGATCGTGCTCGAGTATGAGCTTGCCGAGGACCTGCCCACGGTCCATATCGATTCAAGGAAGCTCAGACGGGCGATTTCTGAGCTCGTCGAAAACTCTCTCAACTTCTTTGAGCAGGGAAAACTGAGGGTGAGGACCGGTATCGCCAGCAATGCGGCGATCCGGGCCGGAAGAGCGCGAATCGGCAAAAAATATGTCGAAATCGACGTCGAAGATCAAGGTCCGGGAGTGAGCGACGACCAGAAATCGCTCATCTTCCAGCCCTTCTTCAGCTCGCGCGTCCGGGGAATGGGGCTCGGCTTATCCATCGTCAAAGGAATAGTGGATGCCCACGGCGGCGTCGTTTATGAGGCGGGACGCCCCGGCGAAGGGGCGCGATTCGTTATCCTATTGCCAGTGCCTGATCGTCCAAAGGAAGAGAAAGCGACATGA
- the murB gene encoding UDP-N-acetylenolpyruvoylglucosamine reductase, translating to MSLASTLPGRLKIRHGVSLAPLTTLRAGGPAEWLVSANSTEELAMLAQHCHRQRLPLTVLGWGSNVLPSDHGVAGLTVVNRSTVIDIREDGTVDVDTGASFQELFLKCAQAKLGGFEYAVGIPGTVGGALVSNAGAYRSQISEFLIELDVVDNGVRKRIPPLAMNFAYRDSILRTTVPPPLIVLRATFRLAPREPKAIYDEAREYQRQRIGKQPPPASAGSFFKNVSDPDLAQRLRSLPVQLREAGVVPAGFLIMESGLPGQRLGGAMISRRHANFILNVSNASAGDIRSLAELAKRRVSVEFGVTLEEEVLYLGDWSRWGGHEHRFEE from the coding sequence ATGTCCTTAGCTTCCACGCTCCCCGGCAGGCTTAAGATCCGCCACGGGGTCTCCCTGGCCCCTCTCACCACGCTAAGGGCAGGCGGTCCGGCTGAATGGCTGGTGAGCGCGAACTCAACCGAGGAGCTTGCCATGCTGGCTCAGCACTGCCACCGGCAGCGCCTGCCGCTGACCGTTCTCGGATGGGGGAGCAATGTCCTGCCGAGCGATCACGGGGTCGCAGGGTTAACGGTAGTCAATCGGTCTACCGTCATCGACATTCGAGAAGATGGCACCGTCGATGTGGATACGGGGGCGTCATTCCAGGAGCTTTTCCTGAAGTGTGCCCAGGCGAAACTGGGGGGATTCGAATATGCCGTTGGCATTCCCGGGACGGTTGGTGGTGCCTTGGTCAGCAATGCCGGCGCCTACCGCAGCCAGATTTCAGAGTTCCTGATCGAGCTCGACGTGGTCGATAATGGGGTGAGGAAGCGGATCCCCCCACTGGCAATGAACTTCGCTTATCGCGATTCGATCTTGCGAACGACCGTTCCTCCACCGCTGATCGTGCTGCGGGCCACATTCAGGCTGGCACCGAGAGAGCCAAAAGCAATATACGACGAGGCTCGCGAATACCAACGGCAGAGGATCGGCAAGCAGCCACCGCCGGCGAGCGCGGGAAGCTTCTTCAAGAACGTGAGCGACCCGGACTTGGCCCAACGGCTGCGGAGTTTGCCGGTTCAGCTTCGAGAGGCCGGAGTGGTGCCGGCGGGCTTCCTGATCATGGAGTCCGGATTACCGGGTCAACGACTGGGTGGAGCCATGATCAGCCGGCGTCACGCAAACTTCATCCTCAATGTGAGCAACGCTTCGGCTGGCGACATTCGTAGCTTGGCGGAGCTCGCCAAACGGAGAGTCTCTGTCGAATTTGGGGTAACGCTTGAGGAAGAGGTCCTCTACCTCGGTGATTGGTCGCGATGGGGCGGTCACGAGCACCGATTTGAGGAATAA